Proteins encoded in a region of the Zea mays cultivar B73 chromosome 4, Zm-B73-REFERENCE-NAM-5.0, whole genome shotgun sequence genome:
- the LOC100280281 gene encoding Laccase-15, giving the protein MKPFLLSSSLPAAAAHAVVVVVAAISIVVLSATSMMPVAAVEHTFVVSQVKMTRMCKQIPVTVVNGQLPGPTIEVTEGHSVTVHVVNMSPYNLTIHWHGVYQLLNCWNDGVPMVTQRPIPPNANFTYRFDVAGQEGTLWWHAHDAFLRATVYGALIIRPRNGAASYPFPKPHKEIPILIGEWWEKDLAAVDRNFTRGHYDEFSSGSTINGKLGDLFNCSGVFEDGYVLDVEPGKTYLLRVINAALFSEYFIKIAGHKFTVVAADANYVTPYATDVIVIAPGETMDALVIADAAPVGRYYMAAQPIQAPPPDTQTPEFATRGTVRYYQHQHTRNNDDAVAPDMPDQHDTIKSFYFHGNLTGLRQRQRQRARVPARADERLLVTLGLGSICRLPGRRSCKRGDHPESMVVANMNNVSFHDAAAAAPLLEAHYYHRRGGNGGVGTAGLPDRPPSAFNYTDPALIPFGPQEMRLEPTRRATAVRRFRHGAVVDVVFQSTAMLQGDSNPMHLHGHDMFVLAQGIGNYDAATDEGKYNLVNPPRKNTVLVPNLGWAAIRFVADNPGAWFIHCHFEFHLAMGMAAVFIVEDGPTPNTSLPPPPPGFLDGRP; this is encoded by the exons ATGAAACCATTTCTGCTGTCGTCGTCGTTGCCGGCAGCAGCTGCGCATGCTGTCGTTGTCGTCGTCGCAGCTATCTCCATCGTCGTCCTCTCCGCCACGTCCATGATGCCGGTGGCCGCCGTCGAGCACACGTTCGTG GTGAGCCAGGTGAAGATGACGCGCATGTGCAAGCAGATTCCGGTCACTGTGGTGAACGGGCAGCTGCCGGGGCCGACGATTGAGGTCACCGAGGGGCACTCGGTGACGGTGCATGTCGTTAACATGTCGCCCTACAACCTTACGATCCATTG GCATGGAGTGTACCAGTTGCTGAACTGTTGGAACGACGGGGTGCCCATGGTGACCCAGCGTCCCATCCCGCCCAACGCCAACTTCACCTACCGGTTCGACGTCGCCGGGCAGGAAGGCACCCTGTGGTGGCACGCTCACGACGCCTTCCTCCGGGCAACCGTCTACGGCGCTCTCATCATACGGCCCCGGAACGGCGCCGCCTCCTATCCATTTCCAAAGCCTCACAAGGAGATCCCCATTCTCATAG GCGAATGGTGGGAGAAGGACCTTGCAGCGGTGGACAGGAACTTCACGCGAGGTCACTACGACGAATTCTCCAGTGGGTCCACAATCAACGGCAAGCTTGGAGATCTCTTCAACTGCTCCG GCGTCTTCGAAGATGGCTACGTGCTGGACGTGGAGCCCGGCAAGACGTACCTGCTCCGAGTAATCAACGCGGCGCTCTTCTCCGAGTACTTCATCAAGATCGCCGGCCACAAGTTCACGGTGGTGGCCGCCGACGCCAACTACGTCACGCCCTACGCCACGGACGTCATCGTCATCGCGCCAGGGGAGACGATGGACGCCCTGGTCATCGCCGACGCGGCCCCCGTGGGCAGGTACTACATGGCCGCGCAGCCCATCCAGGCGCCTCCGCCGGACACGCAGACGCCAGAGTTCGCCACCCGAGGGACAGTGCGGTACTACCAGCACCAGCACACCAGGAATAACGACGACGCCGTGGCGCCGGACATGCCTGACCAGCACGACACCATCAAGTCCTTCTACTTCCACGGCAACCTGACGGGCctccggcagcggcagcggcagcgcgCGCGGGTGCCGGCGCGCGCCGACGAGCGGCTCCTCGTCACGCTCGGGCTGGGCTCCATCTGCCGCCTCCCCGGGCGCAGGTCCTGCAAGAGAGGGGACCATCCGGAGAGCATGGTGGTGGCGAACATGAACAACGTCTCGTTCCACgacgccgcggcggcggcgccgctcCTCGAGGCGCACTACTACCACCGCCGCGGCGGCAACGGCGGCGTGGGCACGGCGGGGCTCCCCGACCGGCCGCCCAGCGCGTTCAACTACACCGACCCGGCGCTGATCCCGTTCGGGCCCCAGGAGATGCGGCTGGAGCCGACGCGGAGGGCCACGGCCGTGCGGCGCTTCAGGCACGGCGCCGTGGTGGACGTCGTGTTCCAGAGCACCGCCATGCTGCAGGGCGACTCCAACCCGATGCACCTCCACGGCCACGACATGTTCGTGCTCGCGCAGGGGATCGGCAACTACGACGCTGCCACGGATGAGGGCAAGTACAACCTGGTCAACCCGCCCAGGAAGAACACCGTCCTCGTCCCGAATCTTGGCTGGGCGGCCATCAGATTTGTCGCCGACAATCCAG GTGCATGGTTCATACATTGCCACTTTGAGTTCCATTTGGCGATGGGCATGGCTGCAGTGTTCATTGTAGAGGATGGGCCAACACCGAATACATCGctccctccaccaccaccaggttTCTTGGACGGAAGGCCATGA
- the LOC107603303 gene encoding uncharacterized protein LOC107603303 precursor — protein MRPQASLLVVTLAVIVVVLAALPLSKGTEEEGGGAAVAAVDAAGTSSWPCCDKCGFCYVSDPPQCQCLDFSTVGCHPECKQCIRYTADGGVDIPPVHAYRCADILFNFCERRCSTPAAVAASTK, from the exons ATGAGACCTCAGGCGTCGTTACTCGTCGTCACACTGGCTGTTATCGTCGTCGTCCTTGCAGCTCTGCCACTCAGCAAAG GGACGGAGGAGGAAGGAGGAGGGGCGGCAGTCGCCGCCGTGGACGCCGCCGGAACGAGCTCGTGGCCATGCTGCGACAAGTGTGGTTTCTGCTACGTGTCTGACCCGCCGCAGTGCCAATGCCTGGACTTCTCGACGGTCGGGTGCCACCCAGAGTGCAAGCAGTGCATCAGGTACACCGCCGACGGTGGCGTCGACATCCCGCCCGTGCACGCCTACCGCTGCGCCGACATCCTCTTCAACTTCTGCGAGCGCCGCTGCAGTACTCCCGCCGCAGTTGCTGCTAGCACCAAGTAG